The Nitrospirota bacterium genomic sequence ATAACTGCAACAGAAAGCCCTTGCCATAGGCGTCCTCGTAGATATCCCAAAAGTGAGGATGCGCGAAAATCTCGCCGCCGGTCAGGTTCAACCACAGGATGCCTAGGTCCGCCATTTCATTCACAAGCCGTCCGATCTCCGGCAGGGTCAGCTCGCGAGGAAACCAATCTCGATGGTTATAGGGATCGGTGTAGCAGTGACGGCAGTGGAGATTACAACGGTAAGTCAGCTCCAGTTGCGCTTTGATCACCCGACGGGTGCGGGCGGCGCATTCGTGGACGCGGCGGCTGAAGTCCTGATATTCCTGCGAGAGGAGAGCTAGGCGGTCACGCATGGTTGGCGGCCGGTTGAAGGGAGGTGAGAGGACGGTTGAGCTTTCCAGGGACAAGCGAAGGTCGGCAGATGCCGATAGAAGCCTTCTTTGAACGAGCCTCGGCGGAGATCGTAGCTCTGGGCGCGGTTCCCTGAGCACAGTTGCAGTCCGCCGTAGGCGTCGATGTGAAACGTGCGCATTCCGCTTCGACAGGGGGGTGGAGGCGCAGCCTGTTTCCGGCAAGCCTCCTGCCACAGGGTCGGGTCCCGGCGGTTCAACTCGTCCTGCTCGGCCTGTGACAGGGCGTACCGGAACGGCGTCTCCCCGCCGTCGAGCGCAGGCCGCATGTCCTCGCCGAGCTTGTATCCCACTCCGAGCTTCTCCGCGTAGCGTTTGATCTCAATGATCTCGTGACGATTTGCGGTCATGGCCGTCGTCTTGAGGAGCAGCGGGAGTCCTCGTTCGCGCAGCAGCCGGATCGCCGCCAAGCATCGCCCATGCGAGCCTCGCCCCTGGGTGACTTGTTCGAACGTCTCATCAGTGAGTCCGTGCAGGCTGATTTCGATGCGATGGGGAGGGCGCGCGGCGAAACGGTCGGCAATGGCTTCCGTCACCAGCGTGCCGTTGGTGAATACCGTGACGAGGAACCCCGAAGCGACGGCGTGGTCATAGAGATCGAAGAAATCCGGACGCGCCAGTGGCTCCCCGCCGGTGAGGCATAATTCGAGACAGCCGGCTTCGGCCAGCTCGTCCATGATGCGGAGGATTTCCGGCGTCGTCAGTTCCCGCCGGATGAATTCCGGGCGGTTAAAACAATCCGTGTAACACATGACGCACCGCAGGTTGCACCGGCAGGTGATCTCCCATTGGCAGGAGTAGGGATAGCGTTCGGGCAGCGCGTTCAGCGTTGTGACATCACGCATCGGCGACGACGGAGCGTTCCTGAATGGCGTTGATGGACAGGAGATCGTCCATGAGTGTCACGAAGTCCTTCATGACTTGGTCGGGCTGTCCATCGTACTCTTCGCAGAAGTCTGTGACGATATCCTGCACGGTTCGCGCGCCGTCGATTCGCCGCCACAACGCGGCGCCTGTTTCATTCAGGACGTAGATGCAAGGGGGATCGCTCAGTTTACGACGGATGGGGACAAGGACGCACTCGCCCGCGATATCGCGTTGCACGAAATCCGGGCTCTTGATGTAGACCTTTTCCATGGCGGGAGCGGCGCGCTAAAGATAGCAAATTCTCCTAGAGCCTGCCAGTGCTATTTCAGCGCGACGACAGCGAAGGCCCGTCTCCAATCAAGCTCACGGACGACGACTCCGGCTTCTTCCAGTTCTTGCCGCACTTCCTGCTCCGTCTGAAAAGCATGGAGGAAATGACCCTGCGGGCAAGTGTCGCCCGGCTGGTAGGCTCGGTTCGCTCCGAGCAGTCCGGCGAGCCGGCGGGCCAGGGCTTCGCGGAGACGGGTCATCCGCGCCTGCGGCTCCTGTTCGGTCAGAAAACTCAGGACGGCCAAGCTCTCCGGCGACAGCGCCCAGCAAAGATCGCGAAGCCACATCTGCCGCTGAGCCCTGCCCGGAATGGCGCTGTACATGATGCTCGCGAGCAGCGCGGAGTCGAAGCTCGCCGGACGAAAGGGGAGACGGGCTAGGTCAGCCCGGACAAACCGGACATCGTGCCCGAGCCTCCGGGCGATGCGGGTTGCCGCGCGGAGAGCGGTCGCGTCGGTATCGATCCCGACCACGGACAGCCCCCGCCGGGCCATGGCAATAGCCTCACGGCCGACCCCTGTTCCCAGTACCAACAGGCGGCCGTTGGCGAGCGCATAGCGATCTGCAACCTCTCGTTCCCACGGCTCCAGTTCGCAGAGGGAGGGGTCGTCGGGCAGCGTCGTGACGCTGGATGAATAGGCTCGCTGATAGTGTCTCCGGGTCAGGCGGGTCAACTGGTCTGGTGTCAGCAGCGCCGGCAGCAGTCCGTTGAGAAACAGCGCCAGGCGTTGCAAACATCCGCCGGCCCGTTCGAGGGCTTGCGCGGCCAACCGTATCAGAAAACCGAAGAGAGGCAAGGAATGCCTCACAGATATCGGGCGAGGATCTCCGCCGCGTCGGCCGCTCCCGTCGGTTGCGGCGCCGATGCCGGCGGTTCAGGAGCCGTCCACGCCGCCTCCAGGGCTTTTTCCCACCGGCCGGCCACAAAGTCATCCATGAGCAGTTCGGCCCCGCGCCCGTAGCGATGCAGAAAATCCACCAGCGGACCTTCGTCGGGGAAATTGTACCGCCGCACGTAGACGAGCGGCTTGTGTTGCGCAACGGCTTCGATGACCGTGCTGTAGCCCGGCTTGCTCACGAGGAGATCCGTCGAAGCCAGAAGGGTGTTGAACCGGAAGGGGAGCTGCCCGGCGGCATGAATTCTTGAAAGGGGAGCGGAAACGGACCCATCGAAGATAAACCGATAGCCGGACAGCTCCTCCAACCGCTGAAGCGGCAGCGAAGCCAGCGGGATTCCGCCGAATCCCACCAGCACCAGGCGCTCAGCCGGCGAGGCTCTCACGGCTCTCCGGAGTTCCGCCGGTTTCGGCTCCAAGGTTTGGGCGATCGGACCGATGTCCACGATCCGGCGGAAGGCATCCATGTCCAGTCCGGGCATGGCGCGGAGCAGCACATCGGCCGCTCCATAAGCGCGGCGGATCTTGTCGATGATGGTTTGGTGTTCCGGGATGCTCCGGTCTCGGAATTCGTCCAGAACCAGGTCCCAACTCAGAGAGCCGAGCGCCACAGTGGGCACCCCGGCCTGCGCGCCGGCTGCGGTCGCCAGGTAAGAGATATCGGAGAGGACCAGGTCCGGCTTAGCAGTGCGGATCGCGCGGACTTCATCATCGAGCTTCACGTCCCACAGGCGGTGAAACCGGATGTGCTCCGTCCAGGTGGCGGCGGCGTCGATCTTCAATGGACCGTGCTGTACGCACCCGATGTCCTGTTCGGCCGGGCTCAGCTTCCAGTCCAGAACGAGGCGGCCCTCGAAGAAAGAAGCGGGGACGGAGGTGCGGAGGATGGCGGTGAGCCGCTGGACTCGTCGCGCCAGCTCGTTGAGAACAGGCAGGACCTGAGCGGCGTGCCCGTACCCATGTCCGGAGATCGAACACCAGATCAACGGCATCGATTCGCGCGTGTCAATCGCCTGATCCAAGATGCTCGATCGGCGCGATGTTGTACTGCAGTTCCAAGTCGAACTCCTCGATCAGCTCATTGGCGATCTCCCGCCCCAGGTCGCCACGAACCTCCTTGATCACCAGGTCGATGGCCATGCCAGCGTGCGGGCCGAACTGGGTGATCGCCGCCTCGATCCGTTGGCGCGCTTCCTCTTGAGTCATGCGGTGTCTCCGTTCGCCTGCAGCTTCAGTCCGGCACCGGCGACAGGCTTTCTGTCTCGTGGTTGGGCCGCCCCGACGCGCGGCATCATACCACCGGTGAGGAGGAGAGGGCCAGACAGTGCCGGGATTATCGGGGTCTGAATCGGGTGAGCAGCTCGGCCAGCCGCTCCGAGTCGGCTTTCAACTGCGGGAGGGCGGAGCGGGTGTCGACCAGGATGACACGTTCCAGGCACCGAACGGCGGAGACCCCGTCGCCGATGGCTTCGTAGAGGTCGGCCAATTGTCGGAGGACCGCGGCCTCGCCTTGGGGATTTCCCAGCTTGATAAAGTGCTCCGACGCGTTGTTGAAGCATTTCTCCGCCTGAGGAAAGCGTTCGGCGTCAAGATAGGTCTTGCCGAGTCGGCTGTAGGTCATGGCCAGCCCCTCTTCGTTGCCGACGAGACGATGGGACTCCAGCGCCTGCTTGAACGTCTCGATGGCGTCGTCGATCCGCCCTTCCGCGACGTTCACCAGCGCCAAGTTGGACAAGAGGATCCCAAGCGCACGATGGTCCTGCAGCGGTCGGAGCACATCGAGCGCTTCGAGATAGTACGGGCGGGCGCGCTCCGGATATCCCGCCTCCACCTGAAGATTGCCGAGGTTGACCAGAGTCAGGCCGATGGCATTCCAATCCTGTTGCCTGCGTTGGATGGCCAGCACCTCCCGGTAGCACTGCTCGGCGGCGGCGAGGTCTTTCAACATGGCGCAGACGTTGCCGAGATTGCCCAGCGAGTCGGAGAGTTCGCGCTCCGTCCCCTGTCGCCGATCATCCTGAACCGCTGACTCGTAGTAGCGCCGGGCTTGCGGGAGGTCTCCTCGATGAAGGAAGATGCGCGCCAGGTGTTTATCGGCTTCGGACATGGTTCCCGGGTACTTGTGTCGCCCGTGGCAGGCTGCTATCTTGAGCGGCACGTGACGGCGATGCAAGGTCTTTTCGAAGGAGTCGGACCACGGAGGGCGCCATGGTGATCAAACACTACGCGGACGTGAAACCGGATGCATACGCCGGCGCGCCCGAGGGCGTCGAGATGCGCGAGATGATCACGGATCGGGACGGAGCCCCTCGTTTTGCTATGCGGGTGTTCGACGTGAAACCGGGCGCCGGCACCCCGTTCCACACGCATGAATGGGAACACGAAGTCTATATCCTGAAGGGAACGGGGAGAGTCCGCACGGAAAACGGAGACACGCCGTTCGCTCCAGGGGACTCGGTCTACATCGCGCCCAACGAGAAACACGGCTTCATCGCCGATCCCTCGGCTCCGGTGCAGTTCATCTGCGTGATCCCGGCGAAGAATCAGTGCCGGCTGTAGGCGAAGCCGGTGAATGGTCAATAGTCAAGTGTCAAGGGAGAGACTCCCTTACCCGCTGACCAATGACCGTTGACCATTGACGTTTATCAGAAAGTGCAACCGTGGCTCAGACGACGTGTCGGCGCTGCGGCGGTCAGTACGTCTACCACTGCTGCGACGGGCCCGTGTGCATGCCCTGTCCCCACTGCGGCTTTGACGAGGCGCACGAGGATTGTGAGCCGGCGACCGATCAGTCCCCGCCCTTGAATATATCCTTGTCGTAATCGTGACCGTCCTCCTCGTCGACCTTCAGTCCGAGTCCGCGCTGAAAGGAGATGCGGAGCTCCCGGATCTGCTCGAGGTCGAGCAGCTCCTCGACCGAGCGGCAGTCCGCGTCCTTGAGAAATCGCTCGCAGAGGTCGAGGCCGGTCTTGAAGTGCAGCGGAAGGGTTTCTTCCGTCACCTGCTGCCAGGTGATGTAAATGCAGAAGGC encodes the following:
- a CDS encoding radical SAM protein, encoding MRDVTTLNALPERYPYSCQWEITCRCNLRCVMCYTDCFNRPEFIRRELTTPEILRIMDELAEAGCLELCLTGGEPLARPDFFDLYDHAVASGFLVTVFTNGTLVTEAIADRFAARPPHRIEISLHGLTDETFEQVTQGRGSHGRCLAAIRLLRERGLPLLLKTTAMTANRHEIIEIKRYAEKLGVGYKLGEDMRPALDGGETPFRYALSQAEQDELNRRDPTLWQEACRKQAAPPPPCRSGMRTFHIDAYGGLQLCSGNRAQSYDLRRGSFKEGFYRHLPTFACPWKAQPSSHLPSTGRQPCVTA
- a CDS encoding PqqD family protein is translated as MEKVYIKSPDFVQRDIAGECVLVPIRRKLSDPPCIYVLNETGAALWRRIDGARTVQDIVTDFCEEYDGQPDQVMKDFVTLMDDLLSINAIQERSVVADA
- a CDS encoding class I SAM-dependent methyltransferase, which gives rise to MPLFGFLIRLAAQALERAGGCLQRLALFLNGLLPALLTPDQLTRLTRRHYQRAYSSSVTTLPDDPSLCELEPWEREVADRYALANGRLLVLGTGVGREAIAMARRGLSVVGIDTDATALRAATRIARRLGHDVRFVRADLARLPFRPASFDSALLASIMYSAIPGRAQRQMWLRDLCWALSPESLAVLSFLTEQEPQARMTRLREALARRLAGLLGANRAYQPGDTCPQGHFLHAFQTEQEVRQELEEAGVVVRELDWRRAFAVVALK
- a CDS encoding tetratricopeptide repeat protein, translating into MSEADKHLARIFLHRGDLPQARRYYESAVQDDRRQGTERELSDSLGNLGNVCAMLKDLAAAEQCYREVLAIQRRQQDWNAIGLTLVNLGNLQVEAGYPERARPYYLEALDVLRPLQDHRALGILLSNLALVNVAEGRIDDAIETFKQALESHRLVGNEEGLAMTYSRLGKTYLDAERFPQAEKCFNNASEHFIKLGNPQGEAAVLRQLADLYEAIGDGVSAVRCLERVILVDTRSALPQLKADSERLAELLTRFRPR
- a CDS encoding cupin domain-containing protein — encoded protein: MVIKHYADVKPDAYAGAPEGVEMREMITDRDGAPRFAMRVFDVKPGAGTPFHTHEWEHEVYILKGTGRVRTENGDTPFAPGDSVYIAPNEKHGFIADPSAPVQFICVIPAKNQCRL